From Ignavibacterium sp.:
ACCTTCATAACGAAATAAAAATGATAATGGTTCTATTAGGAGGATTTATTTTGAATCTTCGCTCTTAAGGAATTTATCTTTTATCTTCAAAAGGTAAGACATTGCAGCTTCATAATTATTTTCAATCACACCATCAAGTATAGCATCTTCAATTGCTTTTTTAATTTCTCCAACTTTTTTTGATGGCTTTAGATTGCAAATTCTCATTATCTCATCACCACTAACCGGAGATTGAAATGCACGCAACTTATCTTTTTCCTGAACTTCCAATACTTTTTTCATTACTGCATCATAGTTAGCAAGATACATTTCGACCTTCTGCGGATTTTTACTCGTTATGTCTGCACGACACAATGTGATTAAATCTTGCAAGTCTTCACCTGCCTGCACAATTAGTCTTCTGATTGCTGAATCAGTAACCTCCTCTTTTGCAAGAGCAATTGGTCTGAGATGAAGTCTGACAAGCTTTTCCACATACTCAAGTTTATTCATAGGTAACTTCATACGATGAAAAATATTTTTCATCATTCTTGCACCAAGTTCTTCGTGTCCGTGAAATGTCCAACCAATTCCTTCAACAAATTTTTTTGTTTGGGGTTTTGCAATATCGTGAACCAAAGCAGCAAATCTTAGCCATACATTTTCTGTCGCTTTTGAAATGTTATCCACAACAATTAATGTATGAAGAAAAACATCTTTATGATGATAATCCTGTCTCTGATCTACTCCGGCAAGATTATGAATTTCAGGAAAGATTATTTCCAAAACTTCAGCATCATATAAAAGTTTTAATCCGATTGAAGGTTTTGGCGAAGAAAGAATTTTAAGAAATTCATCTGTAATTCGCTCCTGAGAAACAATTCGTAATCGTTCTTTCATCTGTCTTGCAGCATTCATAATTGAATCATCAACATTAAATTCGAGCTGTGAAGCGAAACGAAATGCTCTCATAATTCTTAAAGGATCATCATCGAAGGTATGAAAAGGATCAAGCGGAGTTCGGATTAATTTACTTTGAAGGTCCTCATAACCATTGAACAAATCAATTAGCTCACCGAAATTATTTTTATTTAGTGAGATTGCCATCGCATTGATGGTAAAATCCCTGCGTTTGATGTCATCTTCAAATGTTCCATCTTCAACAATGGGTTTTCTGGAGTTTCGGTTATAAGATTCTTTTCTTGCACCAACAAATTCAACATCAAAATTTTCATATCTGAAATGAGCTGTGCCAAAATTTTTGAATTTGGATACTTTCTTAATCCCTAACTGCTTTGCTACATTTTCTGCAAACTCAAGACTATTTCCAATCACAAGAAAATCAAGATCACTTCTTTCCCTTTTCAGGATTAAATCTCTTACTACACCACCAACCATAAAAACTTCTGTTTTGCTCTCATCTGCAAATGATGAAATGATTTTGATGATCGGAATTTTATTTATCTCTTCACTAAAGTTCATTCGTTTTTATAAAGCTGAAATTGTAGATTTTCAAAGTTTTTTATGAACCAATTACATTTTTCAAATTGTTCTTTGATTGCAATATAATAAATAGAATCTAATGATTTTCTATTTGCAAGTGACGCAAGTTTTCTGGCATTAACCAAATCGCCTTTCTTCAATAAGTATTTTGAAAATCTGAATAATACATAAGCATCTTCAATGCTTTCAGGAATCAGTGGTGAATGAAAGGATTCCAATAATACATTTGTTGGGATATTTATTTTCTCTGCCAGACTTATTATAGGAAGTATTGAAGAAATCACATTTTTTTCTTTGTTCAATTCCAATAAAATCTGGAATTTAATAGAGTCAGAAGATATCAAATATTTTTTAAGTACTTCATTTTTTTGTAATTCTATTCTAAGGTCTGCGAGTAACTTTAATTGAATATGAGGATAACTTTCAGAAATGAATTTATAATTGGATTCGGCAATCGAGTCATTAGAAAGTAAAGTTTGAACATCACCTTCAAGCAATGTCATCAAGTAATAATATGGAGTTTTCTCAAATTCATTTATGTGTTTGCTGATTAAAACTTTTGCCTCATCAAATTTTTTCTGTTCGATATAAATATTCACTAATCCGATTAATGCTGAATAGCTTGAAGTTTTATTTAAAATTTTTGTAAACAGATTTTCTGCTTCGGAGTACTTTTTATTTAGTATCAATTTTTCCGCTTCTTTCAAATCCGAGGCGATTTGTCTTGGACATACTCTTTGAAAGATTGATTGCCTTCCGAAATAATATTCAATCTGATTTTTAGATAGAAGAATTTTTTGTGATTTAAGAAATTCAATGTATTCATCAGATAATTCATCTAAAGATTTACCAAATGCTTTATTAGTATTTCCCGAATGATAGAATAATGAGAAAGATTCTATATCATATTTTTCAATAAGATATTTTGAGAATGAACCAGCATATAAATATGATAAACCGGAAAATGATTTGAAGAAATTTAAACCACTGAATAAATCCGGAATGAAAATTATAAATCCATAATGATAAGCGGCTGAAGCAAGTAAATGTAAATCAATATCATCATACGCGTTATCAATTGCTTCAGCAAAACCTTCAATCAAAGCAGGATTAAATGAGTCTGCCAATTTGAAAATTCCGGCTCCAATTTCAGCGGAAAAAATATGAACTAATTCGTGATTTAATGTGCTTTCCCACGAATCTCTGCTTAGATAAATTTCATTGAGCCAAGGTTTTGCAACATCAGCTTGTTCTGATCCGAAAAAGTTTTTCTTTTGCATTCTGTCATTGAAAAGAAAAGATACAATTTTTTCTTCCGGACAAAAACCTAATTCTCTTTTCAGCTTTTCAAAATAATACTCGTGATTTAAGATTATAATTTTTATTTCCGAGGAATCTATAATTTCCTCATCATAATTAAGAACAAAATTTTCTGATTCAATTCTGCTGTTTAATATTGATTTCAATTTATCATGGCTGGTTGCAAAACCAAATTCAGATGAGAAGAAAATGAATAAGATTGCAATGATGATAAATGAAAGTATTGTTAATAATTTATTCTTTATGAAATTTTTTCTGAGGAATAAAAAGAAAGTTCCAAAATAAACTAAATTCAATCCACGATAAATTAGTAGAGTTGAATTAACTGATAAGTCCTCGTCGTAAATCGTACCGGGGAAAAATCCAATTATTGGTGAATAGAAATAAATTTGTGGATTAAAGTAAATCTCGGCTATAGGAATTAAAGCAAGAATTACAAATGCAATAATGAAAAATATTTTATGATATTTTAAGAATGATCGGAAAATTATTTCACTAAGAAAAAAGCTGAGAATATATGAAACGACTGAAAGAGTCAGATAAAATGAAATTCCAAACCAGAATGAACAAATGTCTTTTGTAAGTGAAACGAGAAGTGTTATTAATATAGGAACAAGAACTACAGACAAAGAAAATTTCAAGTAAACTGAAAAGGAAATTTTCTGTTTTAATCTCCAGAAATTTAATAGTCCTCCTAAAAGGAAAAACAAAATTGCGAACAATACAGCAAACTCGTATCCAAATGACGAAGTAAGTGGTAGTTGAAAGA
This genomic window contains:
- a CDS encoding tetratricopeptide repeat protein; this encodes MNTNFFHSKIIFGLSLTFIAIFSFILFQLPLTSSFGYEFAVLFAILFFLLGGLLNFWRLKQKISFSVYLKFSLSVVLVPILITLLVSLTKDICSFWFGISFYLTLSVVSYILSFFLSEIIFRSFLKYHKIFFIIAFVILALIPIAEIYFNPQIYFYSPIIGFFPGTIYDEDLSVNSTLLIYRGLNLVYFGTFFLFLRKNFIKNKLLTILSFIIIAILFIFFSSEFGFATSHDKLKSILNSRIESENFVLNYDEEIIDSSEIKIIILNHEYYFEKLKRELGFCPEEKIVSFLFNDRMQKKNFFGSEQADVAKPWLNEIYLSRDSWESTLNHELVHIFSAEIGAGIFKLADSFNPALIEGFAEAIDNAYDDIDLHLLASAAYHYGFIIFIPDLFSGLNFFKSFSGLSYLYAGSFSKYLIEKYDIESFSLFYHSGNTNKAFGKSLDELSDEYIEFLKSQKILLSKNQIEYYFGRQSIFQRVCPRQIASDLKEAEKLILNKKYSEAENLFTKILNKTSSYSALIGLVNIYIEQKKFDEAKVLISKHINEFEKTPYYYLMTLLEGDVQTLLSNDSIAESNYKFISESYPHIQLKLLADLRIELQKNEVLKKYLISSDSIKFQILLELNKEKNVISSILPIISLAEKINIPTNVLLESFHSPLIPESIEDAYVLFRFSKYLLKKGDLVNARKLASLANRKSLDSIYYIAIKEQFEKCNWFIKNFENLQFQLYKNE
- a CDS encoding HD domain-containing protein; this translates as MNFSEEINKIPIIKIISSFADESKTEVFMVGGVVRDLILKRERSDLDFLVIGNSLEFAENVAKQLGIKKVSKFKNFGTAHFRYENFDVEFVGARKESYNRNSRKPIVEDGTFEDDIKRRDFTINAMAISLNKNNFGELIDLFNGYEDLQSKLIRTPLDPFHTFDDDPLRIMRAFRFASQLEFNVDDSIMNAARQMKERLRIVSQERITDEFLKILSSPKPSIGLKLLYDAEVLEIIFPEIHNLAGVDQRQDYHHKDVFLHTLIVVDNISKATENVWLRFAALVHDIAKPQTKKFVEGIGWTFHGHEELGARMMKNIFHRMKLPMNKLEYVEKLVRLHLRPIALAKEEVTDSAIRRLIVQAGEDLQDLITLCRADITSKNPQKVEMYLANYDAVMKKVLEVQEKDKLRAFQSPVSGDEIMRICNLKPSKKVGEIKKAIEDAILDGVIENNYEAAMSYLLKIKDKFLKSEDSK